The sequence GCTAAAACTTACACTCTGAATCAATAGCAAAACTCATTGTTAGACACATCACAAGTATGCTTTGATTTCAATACTATAATAATTAGAAATTAGAAATtagaaattattataataataaaataattccgACTATTATAAGAAACTTTTGTTATTACACCTATTATTCTGCCTGCTAAGAGACGATAACTATTTGAGCTTACCGGGATGCTCCAAACTTGCCCTTTTGAATCGACTAAGACGGGAAGGCTTCTTCTTGCAGCAACAGGAATAGATTTCAATAACAAAAGAGCTTTGCGTGCTGAGTCTCGAACAAATTCTGAACATTCAGAATCATCTTTCTCACAGTTACTTAATTTAGAAAGATACAGCCAATCAGCATCAACCATGTGGCGGACCTGCATGACTGAATCTTGACCAaacccacaacaacaacaaccaccacatcCATTTATAAATTCCCATGACACCAAGAACCTATCCATGAAATGACCAATTTGCCCCTGACGAAGTTCTCTAACACCGACTGATTCCACCATCTTTTGTGACTCATCCTGAGGTGAAGTTTCGGTTTTGGACTTAAAGTTGTCAAGTTCAGTCTCGTGCAATGAACGTATACTTGTATATGTAGGCTCGCTAAGAATCTTGACCCGTTTGGCTTCGGTCAAAATAGATTCGGTAGATGTAGTAGTATTCAAGAAAGGCACATCTGAAGCATTTAGTACCATTTTATTTAAATACAATCTTCCATTTTCTATAATTTGGGTTAGCTCGCTTGAATTGTTAAACGTTTGTACGCTAGAAGAATTAACGTAGAACGATTCCAGCTTCATAGGTAAAACAGAATTTGTTGAACAACAAATAAGAATCTTGGTGCCTTTGGAACTAGGTGCTGGACATAGGTAACAACCGGCTGCAGTGAACGAGGACTGAAAAAATTGTTATATATTTTAGTGAAATTAAACGAAAGATTAATATAAGAAAAAGATTTGATTGGGTATAAATCTGATTGATACCTTGCATGGGAATGTACGAAAGTAATCTAATAGCAATTTTTGTGCACTGCCACGAACTGGTCTTCGCCTTTGTGATATGAACtagattaattaacaaataaagcaGGATTAGAAGATAATCTCGAGCAAAACATTGTGGAAATTTATTTATCaaaattatgattgttttgattaacCTGTAATAAAAGTGTCACGAACTTGGATAGACAGATATCAGACACTTTTGATGGGTTTAGAATTTGTAAATCAATTGTAGCATATCCATGCTGCATCCACCATCAGAAAGTTATATAATTGtagaataattatattataatttatatttatttataattataacttATAATAAAGAAGTCAAAAGAAAGTCAAACAAATTTTCTTTTACAAATGCAATAATTTCTCTTCTATTATATTTCGTAAAGTTGAAGAAAGTATTTCAAAAGATTTTGAGTTACTTACAGGCATAACAATCACTGCTTGATTTATCAAACTTTGACTAACTTGATCAACATAGAAACGGGTTTTTCGACAGGCCAATATAATTGCTTGCAATTCAGACTTGAATATACCTGCAGAAACAAGTGTTTAATAATTGTTACGTGTCTAGGGTGTACCCATAGCATAATACATCAAAAAATCAAACTCACAAGAAGATGAATTTCCCAACGACATTCGGATCCTATTGCGTGCAAATGTTGTGTTTTGATTTGTGGGATCTTCCACCCACTTCTGTTTGGCTTCTTGACATATCTGGCCAGGTGACATTAAAATGATCATATGAACACCACATTTGACTCGggtaaaattgaaaaaaaaaaaaatgagataAAGGCAAGAACAAGAGGAAAAAAACCTTATATAGATCTTGTTTTGAGAAATCCAAAAGTGGTCGAACAAGTAAAACGCTACTCGAAGTTCCATCAAGACTCCGATGTGTAGCAAACAATTGAGTGGTCAACGCCATACCCGCAAGTCCGAGCACACCACTATTACGAGAGAGTCTAAGGATGAATAATTCTGCCTACATTTCATTCATTTTTTTTAGCATCATGAATCATCAATTTTTATTAAATCTCAAGTACTATTTTAGAAAATATGTGAAACAGTTTTAGGGGTTGATATTTAAATGAACCGAACCTGATCATCCGCATGATGTGCTATCAATAACGCCGATATCTGGTGTTGACTACAAATATGTGGTAATATTTCATACCTACAAATAATACAAGTTAACCATCAAAGCCCATAGTCAATAGTCTGAAATGTAGGAATCTTGCCAAAAGTGGAATATTTGACTCGCTGCATGAGTGAACCTTAATACCTCATATCTCGAGCTGCTTCTTGTAAATGACCCATTTTGGGCCTACCATCTGTCCACTTACAATGGGCAATCTCACATCTGATCCCTACAAAGATCCTACATTAACAACCTATTGTCCCAGTAAAAAAAACAAGGTAACTTTTTGATACACAAATATAACTCAGAAAGTGCATTTGAGAATATTTATTTATTACCCATATTCAAGATTCGATGTTGAACCATTTCTGCCTCATCTTTACTCTCTGCACGTAATCCATGATCAACTATTATTGCCAATAACCCATCGACAACATCATTTTCTCCTATGGAACCGGCATTTAATGCAGAAGTTTTCCATTCTGCAGCTAGTAAGCACAATGCCATACTGTCTGGACCACCTGATACACCAACAGCTAAAACAAAATATATTTCAGCAACGACGTAAATATTCATTAGAAAAACAACAAAATGATCAAATCTTTCAAAAACAAAGACATAATCTTAAAGCCCGAAAAGCAAATAGTTATGCACCCAAGCTTACTACACAAAGATCAACTCTGTGAACCAAAGATCAAATTATTATGAACATAGACCAAACCTTTCTTCACAAAGATCAAATCTTTATGTACAAAGATCATACCTTTCTGCCCAAAGATTAAATCTTTCTACAAAAACATCCATTCTTCCTATTGCTGGCTTGATGCCCAATTATCTAATGCACAATATcagattcttttttttttttttttctaaacaaCCCAACGAGATTTACATTTTACGTAAACTACACTAACTCACCTACATATCCACAAGCAAGCATTAAGATTTATAAATCTACTTTAGTCTAGAAAAGTAAATTTTTCACTCCAACAGCTCATTGTATACCATTTAAGACTAGAAAGCAGCTGTTATCGCTACTTCTACAGTCTCGAAATAATATATACATACTGATTATGTCAAACTACAAAAAATAAGGTAAAATGGTACTTCAACTTCAGTTAAGCCATAACACCAATTGTAGAACAGAATGTTGATTTGAATTATGAATTGAAAGTATTAAGAAATGTGCATCATAGTGAACTAACCGATACGATGATGGGGCTTGAGACCAGCCATTTCCATACGTTTAGAGAACTTTTCTTTATACTTTGGGAGTTCAACTGATTCAGTATGGGTAACATAAGAGCAAGTGCACAACAATCGATTTCGGACATATTTGGATAGTGTTGGAGTTAATAAGGTGTGAGCTTTAGCAGAATTAAGTGAAAAGAAACACAACCCACTTCGAATTAAATGTAAATTTGATGTATAATAATGTGGAAACATGGTTAATCCTCTTGCCATTGAaacatatatgtgtgtatatagtcGGAGGTGATGACCGCCGACGGTAGTGGCGGCGACGGCCACGGAAACGGTGACGGTGACGGTGACGGCGACGGCGAGCGACAGGGGCGGTCGTGTGGGGGTTTGATTTGGGTTACTATCTGTTTATCTCTACACCGTTTGCAGAACCATTTGATTAAATATATTGAAATCTAATTtcttaatttttgtttttaattcaATTAAGTGTTTTAGTTTAAACTAGTGAAATGAaccgtttgtttaaacgaaacagtttaatgaaatgttttaggtattaagtgaacgtaaatgctaaagttatttagtttaatgacccgtggaactacagagtccgactaagaaattcgtcagctgaacatttcatcaaacatctaaaatacatatatgtgcatctccgcgtttcgctatggaattgtcgacttttaaaaatttaacgcaaaatcaacgtgtatgaaaagtaccccaaatatttagcattttttaaatagcgtccgttttgcgtatagctagtgacattctgttcctaaaattatttcgagtttaacgatggtgtcgaaaaaatttaactcgttgcgagcgagaagatatgatccgttgaatatttgagtggagtttatttaagattttttatgaaaatggttatttgacactttaccc comes from Rutidosis leptorrhynchoides isolate AG116_Rl617_1_P2 chromosome 4, CSIRO_AGI_Rlap_v1, whole genome shotgun sequence and encodes:
- the LOC139904278 gene encoding uncharacterized protein encodes the protein MARGLTMFPHYYTSNLHLIRSGLCFFSLNSAKAHTLLTPTLSKYVRNRLLCTCSYVTHTESVELPKYKEKFSKRMEMAGLKPHHRIAVGVSGGPDSMALCLLAAEWKTSALNAGSIGENDVVDGLLAIIVDHGLRAESKDEAEMVQHRILNMGIRCEIAHCKWTDGRPKMGHLQEAARDMRYEILPHICSQHQISALLIAHHADDQAELFILRLSRNSGVLGLAGMALTTQLFATHRSLDGTSSSVLLVRPLLDFSKQDLYKICQEAKQKWVEDPTNQNTTFARNRIRMSLGNSSSCIFKSELQAIILACRKTRFYVDQVSQSLINQAVIVMPHGYATIDLQILNPSKVSDICLSKFVTLLLQFISQRRRPVRGSAQKLLLDYFRTFPCKSSFTAAGCYLCPAPSSKGTKILICCSTNSVLPMKLESFYVNSSSVQTFNNSSELTQIIENGRLYLNKMVLNASDVPFLNTTTSTESILTEAKRVKILSEPTYTSIRSLHETELDNFKSKTETSPQDESQKMVESVGVRELRQGQIGHFMDRFLVSWEFINGCGGCCCCGFGQDSVMQVRHMVDADWLYLSKLSNCEKDDSECSEFVRDSARKALLLLKSIPVAARRSLPVLVDSKGQVWSIPSVSFSMCRYLRVCAEFNPRVPVGGGHSSFL